Proteins found in one Methanobrevibacter sp. genomic segment:
- a CDS encoding flavodoxin family protein — protein sequence KGAEDNGHEVKKYFLDKLNINPCSGCEICAKGKDCRFDDDGTEIINQLAEGAGVILASPIYFGQMTAQAKTIVDRFYSIFNNPDKKFNGKAAMIFTHAYPDKDIYQPYIKLTETQPFLNNTELEYIETLEVAGVKFIGDADKAEDDLKKAYEIGQKF from the coding sequence AAAGGTGCCGAAGACAACGGCCATGAAGTTAAAAAATACTTTTTGGATAAATTGAACATTAATCCGTGCAGTGGTTGTGAAATCTGTGCTAAAGGAAAAGACTGCAGATTCGATGATGATGGAACTGAAATCATCAATCAATTAGCAGAAGGTGCAGGTGTGATTCTTGCTTCACCAATATACTTTGGTCAGATGACAGCACAGGCAAAAACAATTGTCGACAGGTTCTATTCCATTTTCAACAATCCTGACAAGAAATTCAACGGCAAAGCAGCTATGATTTTCACTCATGCATATCCGGATAAGGACATTTACCAGCCTTATATTAAACTTACTGAAACACAGCCTTTTTTAAACAACACTGAACTTGAATATATCGAGACATTGGAAGTTGCCGGTGTAAAATTCATTGGTGATGCTGATAAGGCAGAAGATGACCTTAAAAAAGCATATGAAATAGGTCAAAAATTTTAA
- a CDS encoding SAM-dependent methyltransferase: MIKLSYDVENYRKDILELAKSSDTIIELGCHVGNTTRLLPKSSNIIAIDNSPESTEEMKKLPHVNFIKGDVRLHDVLAEVFSITQSCDVLAIDLGGGYHPDTVFKVFYIWSSTFKPKHTVIRNRGILEFFNSAKSSEKEYVSNEGFLDSYHDSGIPPLIKEFDLWTPSLKK, from the coding sequence ATGATTAAATTAAGTTATGATGTTGAAAATTACAGAAAAGACATCCTTGAACTGGCAAAATCAAGTGATACAATCATAGAATTGGGATGTCATGTAGGAAACACAACCCGACTGCTTCCGAAATCATCAAATATCATAGCAATAGACAATTCACCGGAATCAACTGAGGAAATGAAAAAATTGCCTCACGTGAATTTCATAAAAGGTGATGTTAGATTGCATGATGTTTTAGCAGAAGTGTTCAGTATTACACAATCATGTGATGTTTTAGCAATTGATTTAGGTGGAGGATATCATCCGGACACTGTCTTTAAGGTTTTCTATATTTGGTCATCAACATTCAAACCCAAACATACTGTAATCAGGAACAGGGGAATTTTGGAATTTTTCAACAGTGCTAAAAGCAGTGAAAAGGAATATGTTTCAAATGAAGGATTTCTCGATTCATATCACGACTCAGGCATACCTCCGCTGATTAAGGAATTTGACCTGTGGACACCATCACTTAAGAAATAG
- the thpR gene encoding RNA 2',3'-cyclic phosphodiesterase — protein sequence MSEIRAFLAIDLDDDLKPKINRIIKEFKGIDTKIKYVELANLHLTLKFFGDIDTNGLDLLVDAISNVVSEFEPFKINIKGCGAFPNNNHIKVIWVGIEDDTILKDLHDKLDNEFNRLGFDRDKKFSTHLTIGRMKSAKNKNQVKSTIEDFEDFEIGEMEVSRISLKKSKLTPAGPIYSDVEIFEL from the coding sequence ATGTCTGAAATAAGAGCATTTCTTGCAATTGATTTGGACGATGATTTAAAACCAAAAATAAACAGGATAATAAAGGAATTTAAAGGAATCGATACAAAAATAAAATATGTGGAATTGGCCAATCTGCATTTGACCCTTAAATTCTTTGGAGATATTGACACTAACGGTTTGGATTTACTGGTGGATGCAATTTCCAATGTTGTAAGTGAATTCGAGCCATTTAAAATTAACATCAAAGGATGTGGAGCATTTCCAAACAACAATCATATAAAAGTGATTTGGGTTGGAATTGAAGATGATACAATCCTTAAAGACCTTCATGACAAGTTGGATAATGAATTCAATCGTCTAGGCTTTGACAGGGATAAAAAATTCTCAACACACCTGACAATTGGCCGTATGAAATCAGCTAAAAATAAAAATCAGGTCAAATCAACAATTGAGGACTTTGAGGACTTTGAAATTGGCGAAATGGAAGTTTCCAGAATTTCACTTAAAAAATCCAAGCTTACTCCTGCAGGGCCAATATACAGTGATGTTGAAATATTTGAATTGTGA
- the cca gene encoding CCA tRNA nucleotidyltransferase, producing MDYEDILMDIKPTAEEKKHIDDVSSDIMNFLQKTCDSEGIDAKVTLVGSVAKNTALKGKSDIDIFIAFPLDTDKKYLKETGLDLAHKCCDEFESQAQHHFASHPYVTTDIEGCEVDIVPCYAINDGSELKSAVDRTILHTRYVKAHLDKSQEDEVLLLKRFMAMTGTYGSEFKVGGFAGYLCELLIIYYDNFENTLKNAINWKYGHAIDLENYGTAHNFKDPLIVIDPTDKNRNVGAALRLNKMAEFIQSARNYIFSDNKKDYFYPLNKNLNKTDILDELHQRNSDLIALRFDIPDIPLDTLHPQLKKTCEALENKLNHEEFNVFKADYWSDEIKNCIILLEMASSKLNNVKVNKGPKVFITRACENFVAKYGRENCYIEDDFLVHTQKREFTNAVDLINHIFTENHIGLIKVGKNLKKNIIETYEIIDIDEVDLEFVDDFINPGQYIVRS from the coding sequence ATGGATTATGAAGATATCTTAATGGATATTAAACCTACAGCTGAAGAAAAAAAGCATATTGATGATGTTTCTTCAGATATTATGAATTTTTTACAGAAAACATGTGACAGCGAGGGCATTGATGCCAAGGTCACATTGGTAGGTTCTGTTGCCAAAAACACTGCACTTAAAGGCAAATCCGACATTGATATTTTCATAGCTTTTCCATTGGATACTGATAAAAAATACCTAAAGGAAACAGGACTTGATTTGGCTCATAAGTGCTGTGATGAGTTTGAAAGCCAAGCACAGCATCATTTTGCATCACACCCTTATGTAACAACAGACATTGAGGGATGTGAAGTGGATATTGTTCCATGTTATGCAATTAATGATGGAAGCGAGCTTAAATCAGCAGTGGACAGAACCATTCTTCACACCAGATACGTTAAAGCCCATCTCGACAAATCACAGGAAGATGAGGTTCTTCTTTTAAAAAGGTTCATGGCTATGACTGGAACATATGGTTCTGAATTTAAGGTTGGTGGATTTGCAGGTTATTTATGTGAATTGCTTATCATTTATTACGATAATTTTGAAAATACTTTAAAAAATGCAATCAACTGGAAATATGGTCATGCAATTGATTTGGAAAATTATGGCACTGCACATAACTTCAAGGATCCATTGATAGTTATCGATCCAACCGATAAGAATAGAAATGTAGGTGCAGCTTTAAGATTGAATAAGATGGCAGAATTCATACAATCTGCCCGTAACTATATATTCTCAGATAACAAAAAGGATTATTTTTACCCATTGAATAAAAATTTAAATAAAACTGATATTTTAGATGAACTTCACCAAAGAAACAGTGATTTAATTGCACTTAGATTTGATATTCCTGACATTCCACTTGACACTCTTCACCCTCAGCTGAAAAAGACCTGTGAGGCGCTTGAAAATAAACTGAACCATGAAGAGTTCAATGTTTTCAAGGCGGATTATTGGAGTGATGAGATAAAAAACTGCATAATATTACTTGAAATGGCATCTTCAAAATTAAATAATGTAAAAGTCAACAAGGGGCCTAAAGTATTCATTACCAGAGCCTGTGAGAATTTTGTTGCAAAATATGGACGTGAAAACTGCTACATTGAAGATGACTTTTTAGTGCATACCCAAAAAAGGGAATTTACAAATGCCGTCGATTTGATAAATCATATATTTACAGAAAATCATATTGGCCTTATAAAAGTTGGAAAAAATCTTAAAAAGAATATCATTGAGACCTATGAGATTATAGATATTGATGAGGTTGATTTGGAATTTGTGGATGATTTCATAAATCCTGGTCAGTATATTGTCAGATCATAG
- the npdG gene encoding NADPH-dependent F420 reductase, producing MKVSIIGGTGPQGLGIAERLAIAGVDVIVGSRKEEKALDVVAKAKEELADYDLSNMVGMANEDAAKNGDVLIITVPLAAQKPTIEGIKEFCKDKIVMDATVPLETAIGGKPFRFIDLMEGSAAERTAKILEGTGAKVICAFCNISNSHLANIPEEIDCDCLIAGDDNDAKATAAEIIDKIPGIKTIDCGILEKSRIIEKITPLLIGLNIKYKSHYGGLRITGIPALDKD from the coding sequence ATGAAAGTAAGTATAATTGGCGGAACAGGTCCACAGGGATTAGGTATCGCAGAAAGATTGGCTATTGCAGGAGTGGATGTAATAGTCGGTTCAAGAAAAGAAGAAAAAGCATTGGATGTAGTTGCAAAAGCAAAAGAGGAACTTGCTGATTATGACTTGTCCAATATGGTTGGAATGGCAAATGAAGATGCCGCCAAAAACGGTGATGTGCTGATTATTACAGTGCCATTGGCTGCTCAAAAACCAACAATTGAAGGAATAAAAGAGTTCTGTAAAGATAAAATTGTAATGGATGCGACAGTACCACTTGAAACTGCAATCGGTGGAAAACCGTTCAGGTTCATTGACCTTATGGAAGGATCTGCTGCTGAAAGAACAGCTAAAATATTGGAAGGAACCGGTGCAAAAGTAATCTGTGCATTCTGTAACATTTCAAATTCACACTTGGCTAATATCCCTGAAGAAATAGACTGTGACTGTCTTATAGCAGGGGATGACAATGATGCTAAGGCAACTGCCGCTGAAATCATTGATAAAATACCTGGAATTAAAACTATTGACTGCGGAATTTTAGAAAAATCCCGAATCATTGAAAAAATCACTCCATTATTAATTGGATTGAACATCAAATACAAATCCCATTATGGCGGTCTGAGAATCACTGGAATTCCAGCACTCGATAAAGATTAG
- a CDS encoding DUF2284 domain-containing protein, producing MSEIKKLTADVDVDEYYEKYVDFEKFSKLCIEEQEMLGYNWSYPPFDFDVDELWKSFNKLKLIAFKIEFSKEELESEFTDTELDYVLKRFERFKTRLMNDIYVLENEDSQGLFLGKCALCMKCTREFGMPCKMPFKMRYPLEALGADVDRTVEDIFGYKIQYAKDGKLPEYLIFVGGLLYERK from the coding sequence ATGTCTGAGATTAAAAAACTCACTGCAGATGTTGATGTCGACGAGTACTATGAAAAGTATGTTGATTTTGAAAAGTTTTCAAAGCTCTGCATTGAAGAGCAGGAAATGCTCGGATACAATTGGAGCTATCCTCCATTTGACTTTGATGTTGATGAGTTATGGAAATCATTCAACAAACTCAAACTCATAGCTTTCAAAATCGAATTTTCCAAAGAGGAACTGGAATCAGAGTTTACAGACACAGAACTTGATTATGTCCTCAAAAGATTTGAAAGGTTCAAGACTCGATTGATGAATGACATTTACGTATTGGAAAATGAAGATTCACAAGGGCTGTTTTTGGGAAAATGCGCATTATGCATGAAATGCACCAGAGAATTTGGAATGCCATGCAAAATGCCGTTTAAGATGCGCTATCCTCTGGAAGCGCTGGGTGCAGATGTTGACAGAACAGTTGAAGACATATTCGGTTATAAAATACAATATGCTAAAGACGGCAAGCTTCCGGAATACTTGATATTCGTTGGCGGATTATTATATGAGAGAAAATAG
- a CDS encoding 2-amino-3,7-dideoxy-D-threo-hept-6-ulosonate synthase: MIGKKIRLERIINRNTGRTVIAPMDHGVSSGPIPGIIDMDETVESISQGGADAILMHKGIVKQGHRGYGEDIGLIVHLSASTSLAPDPNDKVTVTSVEKAIQLGADAVSVHVNLGSDTESQMLQELGEIAETCDYWGMPLLAMMYPRGQKVENEHDVEFVKHAARVGSELGVDIVKTNYTGDPDSFKEVVEGAIVPVVIAGGPKVETDEELLQMVKDSLEVGGAGVAFGRNLFQADNPGKITRAISEVVHHDLEVEEALEFLK; the protein is encoded by the coding sequence ATGATAGGTAAAAAAATCCGTTTAGAAAGAATCATAAACAGAAACACTGGAAGAACAGTAATCGCACCTATGGATCATGGTGTATCAAGCGGCCCAATTCCTGGAATCATTGATATGGATGAAACCGTAGAAAGCATCTCCCAGGGAGGAGCTGATGCAATATTAATGCATAAAGGAATCGTTAAACAAGGGCACCGTGGTTACGGTGAAGATATTGGATTAATCGTCCACTTGTCAGCAAGCACATCACTTGCACCTGACCCAAATGACAAAGTTACAGTAACAAGCGTTGAAAAAGCAATCCAGTTAGGTGCAGATGCAGTTTCAGTTCATGTAAACTTAGGTTCAGATACAGAAAGCCAAATGTTACAGGAACTCGGTGAAATCGCAGAAACCTGTGACTACTGGGGAATGCCGCTTTTAGCAATGATGTACCCAAGAGGCCAAAAAGTCGAAAACGAACATGATGTGGAATTTGTAAAACATGCTGCACGTGTCGGATCCGAACTTGGTGTTGACATTGTTAAAACCAACTACACAGGAGATCCTGATTCATTCAAGGAAGTTGTTGAAGGAGCAATCGTACCTGTTGTAATTGCAGGCGGTCCTAAAGTTGAAACCGATGAGGAATTATTACAAATGGTTAAAGATTCACTTGAAGTTGGTGGAGCAGGTGTTGCATTCGGACGTAACCTTTTCCAAGCTGACAACCCTGGAAAAATCACAAGAGCAATCTCTGAAGTAGTTCACCATGACCTTGAAGTTGAAGAAGCTTTAGAATTCTTAAAATAG
- a CDS encoding pantoate kinase, translated as MSNSVFVPGHITGFFTIENHNISLKKGSCGAGFLLSKGVKTTISEADNLTVDVNQGDDTVIREVLSILEIDTDFKVTQDIQLPIGAGFGTSAASALSLTLALNEFLNLNYTQELCGQIAHMAEVNLGAGLGDVIAQTGRGMVLRVEPGAPGIGEIKSFEHDVYVAWKTFGGIETSSIIENPHHKQVISDVGLKYLEYFEEKPSLKNFLDFSFKFSHEAKLMSDEVKELVDYFNSMPNILGSSMAMLGNTVFAFAQNEDDFKNLDIENLHIDKLNNIGIVYD; from the coding sequence ATGTCAAATTCAGTTTTCGTACCAGGCCACATAACAGGTTTTTTCACTATAGAAAACCATAACATATCTCTTAAAAAAGGATCATGCGGTGCCGGCTTTTTACTTTCGAAAGGTGTCAAAACCACAATTTCTGAAGCAGACAACCTAACAGTTGACGTTAATCAGGGTGATGATACTGTTATTCGTGAAGTATTGTCCATTTTGGAGATTGACACTGATTTTAAAGTCACACAGGACATTCAGCTTCCGATTGGTGCGGGATTTGGAACATCAGCCGCTTCAGCATTAAGCCTGACACTTGCATTAAATGAATTTTTAAACCTTAACTACACTCAAGAGCTATGCGGACAGATTGCTCATATGGCTGAGGTCAATTTGGGAGCAGGTTTAGGTGATGTTATAGCTCAAACGGGCAGGGGAATGGTTTTAAGAGTTGAGCCTGGTGCTCCGGGTATCGGTGAGATAAAATCATTTGAGCATGATGTGTATGTTGCATGGAAAACATTCGGAGGGATTGAAACTTCAAGCATCATTGAAAATCCTCATCACAAACAGGTCATTTCAGATGTGGGATTGAAGTATCTTGAGTATTTTGAAGAAAAACCCTCCTTGAAAAATTTCTTGGACTTTTCTTTCAAGTTTTCCCATGAGGCAAAACTGATGTCAGATGAAGTAAAAGAACTTGTTGATTATTTTAATTCTATGCCTAATATTTTAGGTAGTTCAATGGCAATGCTTGGAAATACAGTATTTGCATTTGCACAAAATGAAGATGACTTCAAAAACTTAGATATTGAAAACTTACATATAGATAAACTTAATAACATTGGGATAGTTTATGATTAA